A stretch of the Schistocerca serialis cubense isolate TAMUIC-IGC-003099 chromosome 2, iqSchSeri2.2, whole genome shotgun sequence genome encodes the following:
- the LOC126457735 gene encoding BUD13 homolog isoform X2, protein MSVNALSQKEYLKKYLSSGSDDKKKKKKKKNSKSTDDRFRIVDDDIDIKNMRPLDDDEIELYNLAEDAPQIAGIIDERPEEVKRLEQFGTKRWKVVADEDGLDDLKITAIDIKSAVTKKPKYNGSSEEVSDRSNSKRKETLQNEIIRNSSELDDSAAPKKNNKLSRTNENYSDADISPPRAKWKKTVHRSDNDSDASPPRKGQKSREFQMPSKDKEKVQEKPHVDYSGRLKKLSATEKVQHPRKYDSDESPPRKSQKSNSDEYSLQRSRNQSDSDVSPPRRSNQQQDSDESPPRKVRKDFIDRSSPHRVRKPGADESPQGRPVKYCRSPPKQRERQHASESPPRKVKQHQTSSQGRHRKQYPDEHTAQRSRYQQGSEQSSRKKHKQQLPDGSTEGSSKHRESPSRTTKRYSSPSRATKNHSDIIGSSQRKNIDQYNVEKGHQNSVKKHDFELIRNRKFDQKSPAKKFYNRNEISKSPESRSNQKSLGFDSASKFMKDTADNLHKSHSSEKTHSKYKDKNSVNRQHSRDSVSPSRNYGEPSRWKHRQNSPSGRNKSDNDSDASPPRKYSQVKSSSKKSFETDGQETRATKTRDTFPERSRNESKDTSHRKIKQDGSSDTRSRRENSHTRNSPGRAKKGNAKMLDGMKAGLQSKDELKKEIQDFQEREREMFAQFQLCWLILLCS, encoded by the exons GTTCCGCATTGTGGATGATGACATCGACATAAAGAATATGCGACCACTAGATGATGATGAAATCGAGCTGTACAACTTAGCAGAAGATGCTCCACAAATTGCAGGAATAATTGATGAGCGTCCTGAAGAAGTTAAAAGATTGGAACAATTCGGGACAAAGCGGTGGAAAGTTGTAGCTGATGAGGATGGTCTTGATGATTTAAAAATCACAGCTATTGACATAAAATCAGCAGTTACAAAAAAGCCAAAGTATAATGGAAGTTCAGAAGAAGTTAGTGACCGTAGCAACTCTAAGAGGAAAGAAACATTACAGAATGAAATTATAAGAAATTCCAGCGAGTTAGATGATTCAGCAGCACCAAAAAAGAACAACAAATTGTCAAGGACTAATGAAAACTATAGTGATGCAGATATTTCCCCTCCACGCGCAAAATGGAAAAAAACTGTACATAGAAGTGATAATGACTCTGATGCATCCCCTCCAAGGAAAGGGCAAAAGTCTCGTGAGTTTCAAATGCCCTCGAAGGACAAGGAGAAAGTTCAGGAGAAACCCCATGTTGATTACTCTGGAAGACTGAAAAAACTGAGTGCAACTGAAAAAGTGCAACACCCACGGAAATATGATTCAGATGAATCACCACCTAGGAAGTCACAGAAATCGAATTCGGATGAATACTCATTACAGAGATCAAGGAATCAAAGTGATTCAGATGTATCACCTCCTAGGAGATCAAATCAGCAACAGGATTCTGATGAATCTCCTCCAAGAAAAGTAAGGAAAGATTTCATTGACAGATCATCTCCTCACAGAGTTAGAAAGCCAGGAGCAGATGAATCACCACAAGGAAGGCCAGTGAAGTATTGTAGATCACCACCCAAGCAAAGAGAGCGGCAGCATGCTTCTGAATCACCTCCTAGAAAAGTGAAACAGCATCAAACCAGCAGTCAGGGTAGACATAGGAAGCAGTATCCAGATGAACACACTGCTCAAAGATCAAGGTACCAACAAGGTTCAGAACAGTCTTCTCGCAAGAAACACAAGCAACAGTTACCAGATGGCAGTACAGAGGGAAGCTCGAAACATCGAGAGTCACCGTCCCGAACTACCAAGAGGTACAGTTCACCCTCAAGAGCAACAAAAAATCATTCTGACATTATTGGGTCATCACAAAGGAAAAATATAGACCAGTACAATGTAGAGAAAGGCCATCAAAACTCGGTGAAGAAACATGACTTTGAGCTCATAAGAAATAGAAAGTTTGACCAAAAATCTCCCGCAAAAAAGTTTTATAACAGAAATGAAATAAGTAAATCTCCAGAAAGTAGAAGCAATCAGAAGAGTCTTGGATTTGATTCTGCAAGTAAATTTATGAAAGATACTGCTGATAACTTGCATAAAAGTCACAGTTCTGAAAAAACTCACTCTAAGTACAAAGACAAAAATTCAGTGAATAGGCAACATAGCAGGGATAGTGTATCACCTTCAAGAAATTATGGAGAACCATCACGTTGGAAGCATAGGCAGAATTCACCTTCTGGTAGAAACAAGTCAGATAATGATTCTGATGCGTCACCCCCTAGGAAGTATTCACAAGTTAAGTCTTCTTCGAAGAAATCTTTTGAAACTGATGGTCAGGAAACCAGAGCAACAAAAACACGTGACACCTTTCCTGAAAGAAGCAGAAATGAGTCTAAGGATACCTCCCATAGAAAGATAAAGCAGGATGGCAGCAGTGATACAAGGAGCAGGAGAGAAAATTCTCATACCAGAAATAGTCCTGGAAGAGCAAAAAAAGGTAATGCCAAAATGTTAGATGGAATGAAAGCTGGTTTGCAATCCAAAGACGAACTGAAAAAGGAGATTCAAGATTTTCAGGAACGAGAACGTGAAATGTTTGCCCAG TTTCAGCTGTGTTGGTTAATATTACTTTGCAGTTAG